CCTTGCCCATTCCAAACCAGATCAGTTTTTATAGAAGATGTTTTTTCACCACTTTTTGTAAGAAGTTCAATATTTAGAACAGTATCTTTTTTGAGATCAATCTCACCACTTTTTGAAAGATACCCATCTTTTAAAACTTTAAAATTATAAATTCCCTCTTTTAACTTCATTCCATTTTTAAAATCTATTTTTTCAAACTTGATTCGACTGTCAGCTGGATAACTATTTATAATGAGTGAGAAGTGTGATTTTTTTAAAGTTACATTCAAAACTGTATCTTCAAGAAGATTGAGATCTATATTTTTTGAATAGTAACCATCTTTTGAAACTAAAATTTTATGAGTGCCTTTTGTATAATATTTTCCACTCTCTAAACTTATTTCTGCATCAACAGGCGATGGATTAATCGTTACTCTAAATTTTGTTCGAGCATCATCTTTCAAATTAACAGTTGAGTCTGAATTACTGCCTGAACTTCCTACATTTAAAGTTTTACCCTTAGGCAAAACAAAATAGAAATCTCCTGTTGTTTTGTCGTAACTTGCTGGAGATTGATCTCCATCTGTATCTTTTTCAACAGCTTTTCTGGTGAGTTGAAAAACTTTATTTAGAGGAATTCCCTCTTTGTCAAGATTTTCTAAGAGATTTTTTGTAAAAGTTCCGTTTCGTCCTTTTCCATCTTCGGCAACTTGTCCAATATCAGCAGAATAAGCTATGTAAGTTCCAGAAGCACTTGGAGGAAGAGCAAGTCCGCCATTTCCGAAAGTTTCACGAAAATCTCCATCAGCAACTGGATCATTTCGACAAGCATCAAGAACGAGAATATTTAAACGGTTTCCTGCTTCATCAAGTCTTGCTAAAACTGTGTTGAGTGCTACATTTTCTTCTGGAATATCAAATTTATCTTTCACATTTGAATCAGTTGGAACAAGATAATTTTTTCCTGCCATCTCCAAACCGTGTCCAGCATAAAAAACCATTCCAACTCCTCCACTCTTTTTCAGCAAATTTGAGAATTGTTGAATTTTTCGATTCATCTCATCACGATTTCCATTCAAAACTTTGAAAACTTTGAAACCGATTTTTTCAAGTTTCTTTCCGATGTCCGTCGCATCATTTACAGCATTTTTGAGTGTTGTGAAATTTTGATAATTATTGTTTCCAATAACAAGAGCATAACGAGATTCAAGTGAGAGTTTCGCATATTCTGGAATGTCTTCAACTCGCTTGAGTCTTAATATTCGTCCATCTTCTGAATTTGAAGCTTTTTCAAGATTCCGAACTTCAGCTTGAGAATTTTTCTCGGAGAAACAACCAGAAAAAGTCAGCAGACTTAAAACTATAAACAGTTTTGACATAAAATACCTTTATTTTGTTTCCAATAATTTTAACGAAAGTGAATTTTTGGTTTTGGAATTGAGAAGATTGTCGGATCAAGTCCGACAATGACATAGGAGGATATTTTTAATAGAATTCTAAATATTCGTAAGCTGTATTTCGTTTTGCTGGATTTTCCCCAATGTCTCGGATTAATTCAATCATTTCGTCTTTTCCCATTCGGAAAGAAGCACCCGCAGAAGAGACAACATTTTCCTCCATCATCGTAGAACCCAAATCATTTGCACCAAAAAGAAGAGCAGTTTGTCCAATATAACTACCTTGAGTAACCCAAGAACTTTGAATATTTTTAAAATTATCCAAAAAGAGTCTTGCAACAGAAAGAAGTCTTAAATATCTATTCGATGAGGTCTTCTCGATTTCCATTTCCTGTGCCAATTTAGTATTTTCAGACTGAAACGACCAAAGAATAAATGCACGAAAACCGCCAGTTTCATCTTGTAGTTTTCGGATTCTGTCAAAATGTTCAACAATCTCTTCATCAGTTTCAACAGTTCCATACATCATTGTTGCAGTCGATTTAATTCCAAGTTTGTGAGCTTCACGGTGAATTTCAATCCAACGATCGGCACTGATTTTTTTCGGAGCAATTATGTCTCGGACTCGGTCGCTCAAAATTTCAGCACCCGCACCTGGAATAGATGACAAACCTTTTTTTTGTAATCTTGAAAGGACTTCTGAAATAGAAATATTTGAAATTCTCGAAATGTAGTCAATCTCAATTGCAGAAAAACCGTGAATTGTTACCGTCGGATATTTTGTAGCAATCCACTCAACAAGCTCTTCATACCACTCAATTTTCAATTTCGGATGAACTCCACCTTGAAAAAGTATTTGAGTTCCACCAATTTCCAAAAGTTCCTCGATTTTTTTTCCGATTTCTTCAAAAGATAAAATATAGGCATCTTCATCTTTTCCGTGTCGATAAAATGCACAAAATTTACAATCAACCCAACAGACATTCGTGTAATTTATATTTCTATCAATTACAAAAGATGTGATTTTTTTGGGGTGTAACTCCTGTTTGAATTTGTAAGCTCGTTCGCCTAAATCTTTCAAATCGCCATTTTTAATTAG
This DNA window, taken from Thiovulum sp. ES, encodes the following:
- a CDS encoding hypothetical protein (PFAM: Caspase domain) is translated as MSKLFIVLSLLTFSGCFSEKNSQAEVRNLEKASNSEDGRILRLKRVEDIPEYAKLSLESRYALVIGNNNYQNFTTLKNAVNDATDIGKKLEKIGFKVFKVLNGNRDEMNRKIQQFSNLLKKSGGVGMVFYAGHGLEMAGKNYLVPTDSNVKDKFDIPEENVALNTVLARLDEAGNRLNILVLDACRNDPVADGDFRETFGNGGLALPPSASGTYIAYSADIGQVAEDGKGRNGTFTKNLLENLDKEGIPLNKVFQLTRKAVEKDTDGDQSPASYDKTTGDFYFVLPKGKTLNVGSSGSNSDSTVNLKDDARTKFRVTINPSPVDAEISLESGKYYTKGTHKILVSKDGYYSKNIDLNLLEDTVLNVTLKKSHFSLIINSYPADSRIKFEKIDFKNGMKLKEGIYNFKVLKDGYLSKSGEIDLKKDTVLNIELLTKSGEKTSSIKTDLVWNGQG
- a CDS encoding menaquinone biosynthesis protein, SCO4550 family (PFAM: Radical SAM superfamily~TIGRFAM: radical SAM domain protein, CofH subfamily; menaquinone biosynthesis protein, SCO4550 family), yielding MKRLEISEAVELIKNGDLKDLGERAYKFKQELHPKKITSFVIDRNINYTNVCWVDCKFCAFYRHGKDEDAYILSFEEIGKKIEELLEIGGTQILFQGGVHPKLKIEWYEELVEWIATKYPTVTIHGFSAIEIDYISRISNISISEVLSRLQKKGLSSIPGAGAEILSDRVRDIIAPKKISADRWIEIHREAHKLGIKSTATMMYGTVETDEEIVEHFDRIRKLQDETGGFRAFILWSFQSENTKLAQEMEIEKTSSNRYLRLLSVARLFLDNFKNIQSSWVTQGSYIGQTALLFGANDLGSTMMEENVVSSAGASFRMGKDEMIELIRDIGENPAKRNTAYEYLEFY